TGGAGGTCATGTGTCATGagttgcaaaaatttttttctttcataacaATGATTTAAGCTGGTTTTCTATTGGCCCACAATATTTCTTGACGCTATATTAATTTGTGATAAGCTTCCATGGAGCAAAAATATTTAGTGACATTTAAACAAGAATAATTCTATCGATACACAAGTAATTTCTTATCAGCAAGTTATTTTGAATGCCATagtgaatatttttctgattgaaatgacaaatctTGTTCAATGTTAGCCCAGCACCTGATTTTAGAGGGTTCGCTCGTAGAGAAATATTTTGTGTTTTTGAATGAAGCGCAATGCGACAACCTGTCTGGaggaaaatgatgaataatttgaaaaaaaaaaaaaaacaaatgtaaaaaaaaataagaaaaggtAAATGTCCTACCTTGAAGGTAACATTTTAATGTTTAATCGTATGGAGTTATTGTTGAAGTGTTCCAGTTGCTTTATGACATGTGAgaagaaacttttttacattatgtaaacattttttttgtagctTTGTCACGTAGTTTAtgagaaacaaagaaaaatactatCGTTTGGATCGTACTCAGACATTTTGCAgcaattcataaaaataatgacgaatcCTACTGTGTCTTttaattttcctttacaaaaaattctttaacagttaaatttaaaaaatctttgaaatccatgaaaaaaaaaatatccctgACTGTGGTTTAAATTCCAACGAACAACGTCaaacaaaatataatgaaaaataacgcAGATTCGAATTTGACTGTAAATGAAAACCAAAAATGAGTATACTCAGCTAAGAAATCCGGGTTAAATGAATATTCAACCGAGTTGAAATACATCATCTTGAAACTGTGAAGttagaattgataaatgaatTGATATTGATTTTTGAATGCAACTTTACTTCCTAAGCATCCTCGAAAACatcgtttcattttgttaatttttttttcattctttttttaacattgagttgcgtaataaaaattgatagaAGAAATATGGCATGAATCTACCCAATTGGGCATCATGAAATGATGATCGTTGGATTATGTATTTGTcgtgtgagaaaaaagaaaacgtaaAGTATGAAAATTTCTTAGATTACGATCCTCACGTGGTGGAACAAATGGAGATCCAGAAGCCGACCTGTATACCGTTGAGTTACGCGCTTAGATTTCTAACCGATGCCGCCAGAAAAGAGTGTGCCAAATCGGCCAACACCAAACGAAGATTGAGTCAAGTTAATATACTTGCAAGTGCAACAAGAAATCGTAACAATGCTGCGACACCAACAGGTAAAAGTTTCTCAGGCAATCGTCGCTTCCCGACTGCACGAGTAATATTTGGAAAATGCTAGGAAGCGACGCCGAAGAGGGCGATGAGTTTGCCAGTGAGCCGGACGACAGCAACGACTCGTCTACCACATCCGAAGAATTCTCGGCTGATTTTATATTGCGCTATGGAAGCAGGTATTGAAGGActgttttcctttttccaaTAACACGTAGAAAATTTTCCatcaaaatatcgattttaatTGATCTTTCCATGGTTTTAGGAATTCACTGacgtcgcaatttgaaaagcTCGATAGAAATGTAATTTCGcgtcatttaaaaaaacaaaaatgtaaattttcattgaaaaactaaCCGAATAGAATTTTGAGTATTCAATTTGATCGATAGCGCAAATTCAATCGAGTTTAGTTTGGTTGAGAACttgaaaactttaaaaaaagacgaggaaaattaattttttgaatatttttaaaatgtgATAATACAGATATTCATCATGGAACATTTTCTTCGTGTATTTTATCCGAATCTCACTAACCAATGTGagatttcaatgtttttattaTCGCACCACTTGTCGCGTAACAGATTTATCTTACATATTATTTCGCAGGGTTATTAATCAGAGCGTTTCAAATCCACCGAGTAACATCGTAAACAGTAACGGCAGTACCAACACCAACAACAATTCGAGCGACAAACCGTTCGCTTGCCCTGTTCCTGGCTGCAAAAAACGTTACAAGAACGTCAACGGAATAAAGTATCACTCTAAAAACGGTCATAAGAAAGATGGCAAGTACGTTCATGTTCTGTGGGGAAAAATTGAGAGAAGAAAGCAAGGCGACCGTACACTCAATTTAATGCAATTcgttgtaaaaaatttcattttcaattacaaaagTTCACTACGAATTGATTAGGTCAGAAAAACTCTAAAATTGGATCGAAATTCAGTTATTACAGATACAAGAAAATTAGGAATTAAAAGTGTTGAATCGAATTCTTCATTCGATTCAACAAGAAAGTAATTCTTGAAGACGTTTCCACAACCATGCAAATTTCTCGTAGTTTTTGAGAGAAAGACACTCGAATATTCGTAAAAATCCAGAAACCTGAGAATATTTGAAACAAGATAATTGTTTGGTCGCTTTGTACAGGATACGAAAGGCGTTCAGATGTCCTTGCGGAAAGAGTTACAAGACCCCGTCCGGCTTGAAGAACCACACGGTGATCCAGCACGCGGGTTCGGTGCTCCAAAACGGCAAAATAGCGTCGATAAAATACGACCATCAAACGAGTAATCACCATCACcatcagcagcagcagcagcgtgATAGTTTATCAAAGGCGTGTGGGGGAGGTATACCGCTTGAAATAGGAAAGAATTCGTTCGCAAAAGCGAAGGTAGCAGCGATCGAAGATCACGGTTACATGAAATCGGAAAAGTCGATGTACACGGAGACTGAGACGTCCTCGATGAACAACGATTGCGAGGAGGAAGATTTGGGGATATTGACGCCAGCCTCGACGCCGCCTTTGCTGGCGCAGAGTCCTGCAAAAAGTGAAATATCCCAGCAGCAAAGTCAGCAGCGAAACGATAGAACGCTACAAAAGTATCTCGCGAGCGTCGTCGCGTCAACAAATACTGCTCAGCAGCGTCGCAACATTCTCGATAACGGCAACGCGTACTAGTCATTTAACGCAATACGAAAAACGAGAGGCAGAATAACAGAGTAAATCATCTATCGAAGCTCGACGTCAACGAGagacaaaaaatcattgtaTCGACTggaaaaaaagagcgaaagaaaatattcggACACGAGCGCAGGCTCGGAATGCCGTGTCCGAACGTCATTTTACAAAGCTACAATACTATCAGCGATGTCGCCTTGTTTTTTCCCCTTCCCGTGTAGATGATTCAAAGTaagaaaacgacaaaaaaaagcaaagaaaaaacgCGAGCGTGTAGGCTGTTTTTCGCTAGTCCAAACGGCGAGAATAGATAGGAACTGAGAGAAAATTCCCGTGATAATTTCGCCACACGAGATTATTCGCTTCATTCGATTGATCCTAGCTGATAGTACCTAGATATTTGTACACGTTTGTATGTCCTTAATACGCATACATACGTATATCAATATCGCATAGAATATCGGATATAATCGGTTAACGCAAGCGGTTATTTACTAAGTGCACTTAaggtttgcaaaaaaatctttttcctctttttcatttctcttgtTATTCTTCCACTCtctactttctttttttctggtCACTAGAACTGCGCGATCCGAAAAATTAAACGTTCTGCCAATATTAACACGATCGGGGGGAAAAACGATCGAGAAACTTAAAGTTGATCCTTTCCGCGCATGACGATCGACTTGGTGGGCGCGTGCCGCCGCATAGTTCATAATTTGTTATTATATTCGTAATCCACGCAAAACTATTACAATAATTAACTGATTATTGTAGTGTGAGACAGGAAAATATGCGAATTTTGTtacgaaagaataaaaaattgaaacaaaaactcGATTCTTTCTCACGATTTTCCTCTTGCATTTACAAAATCTCAGCAAGCCCACagaagtgaattttttttcaatcgaaaccCGGAACTTCATAATTTCATAAGACTATCAGTCTTCGAGGCTTTTAAAAGTCTCAACAGCAAAAAACAAATCCTTTCATTGCAAAATCGAGATTTGTCGCACTTTTAATTGTCCGATCCCCAACAATAAATTGTAAACagtttttaaattatattGCAAATCCGTGGCTTTTAAGGggtttgaaaattcgtgatttcATCAAGTCATTTTCCTGGCCTGtaatagaaatttataaatatttttaggcaaaaaaaatgaagatacaAAAAGAGTTGGGAGATTTTTCAAGGAAATCGAAAACAGTTCTCATTCACCGACAATTGATAGCAGTAGATGTGACACTTTCGATGCAaaagaacgaatgaaatttgatactttttttttgtagaacAGCCACTTCTGTGATTTTGTTGAAAccttgtaaaaaaatgttcaacaaaAAAGTTAAAGGGCCTGGTAGAGCAAACTGGTGGTACGTAATACCTAACGATTGAGAAGCCTTATTTTCCTACGTTCTGATCTTTAATATAGGAtgatgaatttatatatatttttttgttgtttttaaatatacataaatatagtCGACTATAATGAATGTTTTGTTTGTTGACAAATAGAAGAGATTAAAAAGACGAGAGGGAAAAGGCGAAGAGGAAGGAAGGAATAAAGGGACCGAGGGacgaattaatatttcttctcTTTGATGTCAATATTTCTAAAATCCATTTGACGTCGTCGAACCTAAACTCTAGAGCATTTTCTCCTCCTTTCCATTAGTCTTCTCCTCAatcattttcttattttttttcttttttcttcattatcgTCCCCCATAACATCACCACTTTACGAAGGAGTAAGTAATCGGTAATCATTTATAATATATTAAAGTTGATGTTACTTTTTAATCGCTTAAACTTACTAATatcaattttaataattacaaGCATTCGTTACGTCCTTGCGTAGAGTCAGCCGAGTGTGTATGTGTAttgtttgttgttgttgtatACAAACGTCGCCGCTGATAAATTCTCAATTAGTTTATTCATTTAATAagttttctctccttctttcttaTTTGCCTCGAAAAATGTGCATTTATCCTTTCCTCTTatatctttttatttatttttctttctttcttctttgttCTCTTTGTCATCTTTTAATTCGCTTTCAATCCgctatttcttttcattctcacGATAAAACAAGCACTCACTTCAATATATATAGTAATATATGTATTTAATTCTCCCCCTTTTTCCTCCTTAATCGCTATTCTTTCACGCGTTTTGCACTCTTTCCTTCATTCACTCTCTCGCTTCGCGCGCCCCTCCATCGATCAATCgccgatttttcttctctttctctctctctctccttcgttCCTTTCCtcggtttttgtttttctcgctAAACAAGAATCCTCCGATATTGCGATAATATGttagaaaaatattctatGCCTAAAATAGGATGTGAAGGCCTGAAGGCAACCTTTCTCGTCGATATTATTTTACCAAATTAGTTTGGTGTGCGTTCCCCCTACCACTATTACGCTTTTTTCAGTTACTcgattctcaatatttttccatctatAAATCTCATGAGCATCTTTATTTTCCGACTCGCGTATTCATTTCCGTCAGTGTCCATCGTTTCGTTCAATCATCGACGCATCTCTGTCCTCTATTTGTTTCACTTCGAGCAGGATGCTCCGCGCGCgggaacgaaagaaaaacaacaatATCGGAAAGAAACTAATTGTGAAGGCAATATTCGAAAAGCGTATCGAATAAACTAGTTGAAAATTATTGCTCGTAATTGTAGTTTCCGGTGGAACGTTTTCGTTGTCCGAAAGCCTTTTTCTGTAGAAACGCCAGATTTTCTTCGAAGCTTCGTAACAATAAGTTTCAAGGTTAGAATTCGCAAGCTCAAgagcacgttcggatacgccCTCCCGACCAAGGCGAATCCCACACACGTTTTACAATGTCGAAGTAACGTTTGAGAAAGTGCGAGCTAATTGAGCCCGATAGTGAAGCATTTTCAAACTCCATTTCATTTCCTTCGTTCAATAACGATAATAAGTATAATATCGataacagaaaaataaaagtacgaGATACACATATTCACTCGCGAATAATTCGACTGCCCGcgaaagtggaaaaaagtaGTAATGATTCTTAAACCGACGAGCAAGAATTAGGTGAAAGCATGATGTATTTACATATGTGTAATAAGTTCCGAAAGCTCTTTGTCAGCGGAAGACATAGTGCTCAGGTTATGTTCGCAAATTTACGTTTCATTCGTTTAAGGCATTAAATTTGAGTCGCGGAAAAATTGGGATTTCATCGAGTCCGTTAGCGGACTTTTCAAGTCGGACGCAAttttaaagagaaaaaatttgtatcaaCGATCctcgacatttaaaaatacaTTGTTAGTGGTCGCGAGTTCGAAAGTCAGCCGAATGTCATAAAGAAATGAATGAACgagataataataaaacaacgaaaaagcCCGAAATTAGTGGAGTTATTGTTGACCTTATTATTTCGGCTTGTCAGTCATATTCGTACGTAGTAGGTATTCGTTCTAGTAGGTAGTACAAAGCGGTCACTTTAGAATTCTtcgtttctttgttttttgttttgcgATCGAGCGACAAGCAGCGTATaattatcgaagaaaaaagttgtcaGCGCGCTTCCAGCTGCGCCGTGTTCCTTTCACACCCGAGtccattttgtttttccacacAGTGATTTTTTCTTTGCGAAACGAATCGGGACCGGAGccgcaatttttcattcttcaacatcagaaaacaaaacaacacaaaagaaacagaaggaCGAAACTCGTTAAACGGATTGAACAATCAGGTGGCGTCTGTCATCCAcgacgatattttcattttcaataatcaTTCAATTCAACCAACCacacaaaaaaattctcctaaGAAATACGAATAAGAATTGAGAGTCAgccgatttttttcgagtctCCAAACACCTCGCATCTCGCTAATTTTCACACCAGCACAGATACATTCGACCTTTTATCTCCTTTCGTTTCCATCATTTCTCACAGTTGGCTTTACAATAGttgatatataaatatacgtgtTAATATATATATCACGAAGTTTATGCGAACCAACTGGGAGAGTAGAGCCGGTATCCGTCAATCCtccgaagaaaaaacaaaacagttCAAAATCGCCTCATCCATTTTTCGAGTTCTCCGAACTTTTCACATCCGGTGAGAATCCCGGCGACAAATCCATCAATTGAACTAAAcatttataatatatatacacgcgtacgcataaatatatatatgtaaatatatatacccAATATAAATCGTAGATTTCCGCGAAAAATCACAAGTTAACCGAAGAGAGAACAAAGAACGAAGAGGAAGTTGGCTAAACTGCGTTTTTTCCCCCCCAAAAATTTAAAACCTTCCATACTGACTCTAAAATGAAGTTGAGTCTTTCGCGCCAAGCCTTTAAGATTACAGCCAAGCGAAGAAAGCTCGATTAAGCTCCGACTAAGAAAACGCATTAAACTTCCTcttaaatttaacaaaaacaaGAAAAGATGAACAAGAATAAACAGAATGtacaagattgaaaaaaaaaaaaaaaaaaaaacattacgatTAAATAATAAGCTAATGAATGAACTTTTTCACATCGATCCTTCGATACCGTAGTTTTTCGTCGCTTAGTATCTTTTTCAGGTTAGTCATCTGCCATTCTTTCCAGCATAATCGTAATAAtagcaacaataataataataataaaattaataataaacgtTACACCTCGTGAGATTGGACATAAACACACAGTACTAAGTttgtttggtttttttttcgtttttttcgttttttttgcatttataCTTCCATTGCATTATTTATGAATCAAATCGGCTAATATACTTAATAATTATTAGACTACTACGTTCGCAATGTTAAACCTAGAATTGTGATCACCCATCAATGTCAGTCATCAACGCTTGAACAACGCACTCATCgtgttttctgtttttttttatttgtttgttatttcttcatgaattatttttctgtattttttttttttttttaatttttctaatgaatttcaatgatttccaCCTTCGGCCGCTCGTATGTGTCTGTTTGTCTGTCCGTCGTGTTTCGAGGgtatttttgataaacaatCTATAATGTGTCCATCCtaaattctctttctcctttgcTTGTTCGATAGACACATCAATATGTACTTATAACGAAacgaaaggagagagagaaaaaaaagaaataaaaacaaaaaaacaaacggagaagaaaaaaaaaggtcgtTTAACGCGTTCGATCGTATTGACCTatcgttccatttttttttctaaataatttttccagCTCTCGttgtttttatattcaatattttttgttgctttttcGTGGTAGGATGCACTCGTAGAAGCTTTTGCTTGACGGTTACATCGGTTTCCGGATTCACGTTCGacgtgtttttctttctttcgcgACGAAGATATCGTTCGTTACCTTTCCTcgattcgattatttatttttttatttttcccgcttcgtttttattatttattttcattttttgtttgttttcatGTACTCATACGATCTTCTCATTATCCGTTTTCCATTATTCATATCTACgtataattattaaaaatcggGCGTTTGACGCGCGCGATCAATTGACACGCGAGCGTCCACGCACGCGGACTTGACTGACTGACTGACTGCACCAGGAATTTCGCGTCTACTTAAATGTAATAGATACGtgtggctctctctctctctctcgcttttttctctttctcttcaaaACCCCTCTCATTTTGTTTCATCGATTCTTCTCCAACACgcagaaataaaattttcatttcttcttttttttctcctcccacCAGCCTTCACACTCGTACGATATTTTGTCTAgctcgtttctcgtttaccaGTTGATTTCACACCAGCgaattcttgtttttttttgtttcttttgcgTTTAAGTAAACTAATAAACGTTATATATAATAGATaatgtaataataataataataataataataataataataataataataaacgtaataatcaataaagacaagaataataataatatgtaATAGTAGTAGTAAGCTGGCAGCAATTAGTAAACCAGATATtacatttttcctcgtttttctctcttaacACCACCtctcgcacacacacacgcgcacacaaacatatacatgtgtatatattcatatttatcaatacatttacatatatatgtgtgtgtgggcatataattttttcctatttattGTTCGCTCGTGAAGCATTTTCTGGCGTATGATTTTTCAGTTTGGTTCttcatttcttactctcttCTCATTTGCTTTGACGTTCCTTCGGCCGATCTATTGAAAAAACTCGGTCGCACACGCGTTTATAAAACAGATTTCGATCGACAATACGACATGGCACTGGCATCCAGGAACCGAAGAAGTAGAGAAGAATAAACGAAACGAAATGTGTAACTCGAAATCGGCTCGAACCTTCGCACCTAGCTTACGAACGAGAATATTACTCGAGGTCGTATTCGCACTTCAGGTCTTCGTGGAAATACAcacaaaaagaggaaaaatgaaaaacaacaacgaaaaagaagaaaaaacttggcAAAATATTCGTTCTTGCTCGCTCCCTCTCGCTTGAACGCCTTCCCTCCCTCCCGCTTCCGTTATTTGCGCACACCCTTCAGGCTCCGTGAAAAAATCCAAACGTTTACCAGTTTGCTTTCCCTCAACATCTCTTATTTCatatgttatttttttaatcattttccaTCACTACACACGCACGTTTTAACATTCTCACCCGGCCCACAACGCATTTTCACAATCACACCATCTTTCACTcgcatatacgtatatatatgtatatatatattcatttttaatatatatatatacatacataaatatatagatatatatatatatatttatttatttatttagatATACTTCCACGCATTTCTTTATGTCGTTCCTTCAAACGAATTTCTCATTTAGTTTATTCatcgaaaattgtttttgctTTTGTTCCTTGCCTATTTagatttgaattatttttaaaaatttattccttATTCCTTGATGTGCAATCAGCTgccagataatttctcacgtatgtttctctccgtgtttctttcaattattattattgtttattcCGTTTTATGGCTTATTTTCGACATCCTTTCTTCTTCCCTCTCTCCAGCCTTTTCcgtttcctttctttttcattctattGTGTTTCTTACGCGTTCTTTCACATTCTATctcactctctcgctctcccatTCGTTCTTCCTTactttttaactttttttgttttcgtaatattttgtttttgtttatataGTTATATAACCATTTTCCCAACGACTACACACTAAATAGTTCAAattttttgcactttttcaCCAACAACAACTGGATTGTTGCGCCGGATCTCCTGGGCGCCCATTTCTCTGTAATCGAACTTGCAGTCATGCTTGTCACTGTATCGGTGCATCGAGCAAAACAATCCTCCGCAACGGCATTCGAAACCtgtgaaaatgtaaaaaattgacattattatGAATTGAGATTCAACGTTGGTCAAGTGATTCCATTTATTTGGTAAGAACGATGAGGTCATTTAGGATTTTGAGATTCGCTGCAGtctcat
The window above is part of the Venturia canescens isolate UGA chromosome 5, ASM1945775v1, whole genome shotgun sequence genome. Proteins encoded here:
- the LOC122410718 gene encoding uncharacterized protein isoform X2, which gives rise to MTYYDPHVVEQMEIQKPTCIPLSYALRFLTDAARKECAKSANTKRRLSQVNILASATRNRNNAATPTGSDAEEGDEFASEPDDSNDSSTTSEEFSADFILRYGSRVINQSVSNPPSNIVNSNGSTNTNNNSSDKPFACPVPGCKKRYKNVNGIKYHSKNGHKKDGKIRKAFRCPCGKSYKTPSGLKNHTVIQHAGSVLQNGKIASIKYDHQTSNHHHHQQQQQRDSLSKACGGGIPLEIGKNSFAKAKVAAIEDHGYMKSEKSMYTETETSSMNNDCEEEDLGILTPASTPPLLAQSPAKSEISQQQSQQRNDRTLQKYLASVVASTNTAQQRRNILDNGNAY
- the LOC122410718 gene encoding juxtaposed with another zinc finger protein 1 isoform X1; this encodes MAVFLLNDCKFNGCGLTFKSLGHLIQHIEETHIDYDPHVVEQMEIQKPTCIPLSYALRFLTDAARKECAKSANTKRRLSQVNILASATRNRNNAATPTGSDAEEGDEFASEPDDSNDSSTTSEEFSADFILRYGSRVINQSVSNPPSNIVNSNGSTNTNNNSSDKPFACPVPGCKKRYKNVNGIKYHSKNGHKKDGKIRKAFRCPCGKSYKTPSGLKNHTVIQHAGSVLQNGKIASIKYDHQTSNHHHHQQQQQRDSLSKACGGGIPLEIGKNSFAKAKVAAIEDHGYMKSEKSMYTETETSSMNNDCEEEDLGILTPASTPPLLAQSPAKSEISQQQSQQRNDRTLQKYLASVVASTNTAQQRRNILDNGNAY